The region TCCCAGGAGACCCAACACTTCTCCCAATGCAAATATGTCATTTTCATCACGCTCCCATATGGATTTGACAGCAGAGGATGTTTGATAGTGGCATTTCTATTGGCGATGAAAATCAAAGGGTGAAGACAGCTGGAGGGGAAAGACTGTACGTGTCACCTCATTACCAGTTCATGTATTCTCGGTTACCAGAGTGGTGTTACAAACAGGTTGCCTTGCATGCTGTTGCCTTTCTGTTTAGTCGCACTCCGTGAACACCCTCCTGCTCTCAAGTAGGTTCCTCTTTGTGTGCCTCCTCTCTGGCTCTAAACTGCAGTCAGTGCATAATTTAGGGCAGCATGAAGGGTTACTGTCTGCCTGATCAGCAGCCCAGTATTCAGATAGAGGTTAATGACAGCTTTTTATCAGGGGGTAAAGTTTGAGTAGAAAATTGAATATTTCCTGCGCTGTCGTGACTTTCACACTGAGTGCTTCAGCCAAGTTTCAGGTCGAGTGTGTACGAGCTGGAGGAAACTACTTTTGAGATGAACTGGTGTGCCCATGTGGATCACCGCTGCTGCTCTGTGCCTCAGCAGAAGTGTGAGGAACCTGTGATGATGCACAAATGCCCTACACGTGCCCACCATTCTGCTTTGTCTGCAGACTCGGCCCTTAAATCAGCTTCTTGGTGCTTATGTTTTGTTTACGGCCATTTTCCCACTTGAATGTAGCAAATTGCTCAACTAAATGTTGCTGAGGACTTGAATTGGCATGTTTTTGTAGTTGGTAGCTATAGCCTCCATTgaaattttagtttttaatggGTGCACTGTTGTCACCTTTTAACTTATAGCCCTTATCTCAATAACAAAGGAGACATTTTTAAGGTTTGCTTTAAATCCTGCTTCTGTCACTTCTTACTTGAATGTCAACTCTGCTCAAATAACACACattctgtttgctttctttgGATTAGTCAAATCCACAAGACCtcagctgtagaagagaaaTGAAATTTGGGAAGATTTTAGATGCTATCACCTCATGACCACATTGCCCTGAAGCGTACATGATCTTCCTCTAGCCTACATGAAATTTTAAGACAGGTTTTAAGTAAAATTGACAGTGTCTAGCTGTGTCCCCTTAATTCTAGAAGTTGTCAAATTTGAGTCGCAGAGTTTTGCTTTCTATGTGCCATATCCCAGGATGCAGAGTCCTGGTCGAACCTGTTGTTGAATGTGTCTATGCTGGAGAAGTCATAGGAGCTGGTCCTCATATTTCGGCTTTTTACAGTGTTCAGTTTCCCCACAGCATTTCTGAAGATGCTTTTTgacatccaaaataaaacaaatggtGTTTAAACAAAGATTGTGGTCcgtgtgtatgagagagagcaAACGTCAAAAAAATATGACACACTGTTGCTTATTTCAAAGCatatatttcattacatttaccACAGTCTTCAGTTTCTGAACCGCGAATTTCACAAATGTTAAACGAGGAGAAAGTAAAAAGTGCTTATGTACTGTAGGCCAAGGATAATCTGGCATCATGCCAACACCTGCAATGTCTCACCTCTACCACCAGAGGGAGCtaagcaataaaatacaacattcAACAAAATGGTCTTCATATAACAAGTACTCTGAAGCCTTGGAAAGAGTCATCTGCAATCAtttgatataaaacattttgaatgttcCTCCTTAACATTTAGTTTAGCTGACATCATACACCATGCCGGTAAATAACCACTGACAGTTGATACATGATAGTTTGGAGAGAAACCGTTGGCACCTTTGGTCGCTGACTTTACATTCATCCACAACAAAAGTCACCATTTTCAGTAGAAAAACTTCAAGAGTTTTAACAGTGCAATCTTTAGTATTAGCACAATAAAAAGGCTATAATGCATAGTGAAACGAGACTTTTCTCAGTCCTGCTCCTTGTAATCGGAGAGCCTGCTGTTCTCAAACATCTTTTTTACACATTCCAAATCTGATCAGAGGCTCGTCCAGATAACTTTGTTACCCAGATAACAGCTCTATGAAGCAGATAAAACGTGCTTCTGTTCTGCAAAGCCGCATGACCTAAATGTTTCCCCAGTTAACATCAATGCAAGTAAGTTTTTAATTGTTTAGAAAAATGATTGAAGATGCAAACTAAgcataatgaaatgaatgcgccctgtttacatattttagtgtcATTACTGGATTTGTGTCTGTCATGTCTGCATTTACATAAACCGTACTGGCGTCTGAGAATGGAGGCAACAAACAAATTGTAGATGTATTGATGTGACGTCAGTGCTACAAGCAATGTGGTGAGATGTGTGGAATTTTGCGGCCTATGGTTTCGTAGCTACACCCCTGCGCCGTCCTCAGTCTCCACCTTTTCCTCAACCCTCTCGGCAGTCCACAAAATTTCCTTTTATCCAGTAGCAGATCTGAGCATATTTGAGAGGCGTGATTCTCACAGCTACGTTAAATTCCTGAGACGCCCCAAGTCTCTCCACCCACTGatgcccagaaaacacacctATGACCTTCCGCTCCCAGCGTCGGCGCTGCCCATCCCACATCCGGGCATAGACACCTGACCCGCTGGCACCTGGCTGAGCATCACAGTGCTGGTACAGCAGGTCTGATGTCTCCTCGCCGGCCCGACAGAACCGATACACCAGCTGGCCTGGGCGGTCGTTGTCATATCCAGAGAAGTGGACTCGACGACCAGGCAGCCTCTGAGCCGGGGGGCTGACTCCTAATTTCATGTGGCGGCGTTTGTGGGGTTTCTTGAGTTCAAGCAAAGCGTAGTCATAGTCCATCCCTATGTCATTAGCATTCCCTTTAATCCAACCTTTGGGAACATGGGTGCGCTTGGCTCTGATCCACTGGAACTTCATTTTGTCGTTGGTTGGTGGGGCGTAAGGAGCAGGGCCACCTTCAACGTGGTTGCTGAAGTTGGAGGAAAGGTAAAGGGAAGAAGGCTGGGTGTCTCGTTGCTTCGGCTTTAGGAACCCGACCCGAAGCTTCTGCGCTCCTTTCACATAGTTTTTACCGTCGTGAACACAATGAGCAGCCGTGAGAACGTGACGGTCCCCCACCAACGTACCAGAACACCCAGTGGACAGTTTGACAGCCACTGAGAATGGATATTTAAGCAGGAAGTCCTGCCCGGCGATGCTAAAACGTCCATCATGGCCGAAGATCTGTCGCTTTGTCCTGACACGTGGCCGCTCAGGCGACCCTGAGGAGTGGGCCGGACTCGTGTTAGCACTGCGGTTGTAGCCGTAGATCCCAATGGCGGTCTCGGTAAGTTGACCACTAGAGTGGAGTGTCTCATAGGACAGGAAGCGCCGCAGGTCCCAGTAGCTCGGATGAGGGGCTCTCTTGTGGCATTCTGGGTCACAGGGGGAGCTGACATCCAAACGGGCcggagacaggaagagaggggcTGGTCGAGCCTCAGTCTGCTGTGGGAGGACCACAGGGACACGCTGGAGAATCCACTGGGGgcgggtggaggaggaggaggaggaggtggaagaagaAACCaggggaaggaagaggagaaataGGATGGAGGTAAACCTGTGGATGGACAGATAAGGTGAAATCCGGCACTAAAGACACGTAGTCCAACCATTCACTGTCAGACCCAACATTTCTCTAGACCTTAAGTGGCTCCGTCAAACGTGACCGGATGTGAGGCCCCCTCTGACTGTCTGAACGACAAACGTTCTCATTCCTAAAGCCAGCATCGTGGATTCAAAATTACAAGCATGGGAGTTGAGGGAGAGCATGTCGACTTGAAGAATGTTTGGCTGGCCGCCGTGAACTTCCACTGCTTTTAATGCTGCAAAATATGACAGACAGGGCAAGGATCAGGCCTTACTAGGCTCTGATGGAAAATTCCTGAAGTGGCCTGAGGGATTGGCCTTAAGCCTGCAAGAGTGACTGTAAAACATCGCCATTTTCTTATATATGGGTTAGAGGTGATCCAAGCCATAGTTTTGTATCTAGAACACACCTCCCTCTCTTGATTCCTCTTCTGACATGTGGAACTACAATAGAACACACTTTCACTAGTGACGAGAATGACTTCTCTGCATCTTGCAACTCATAACAGTGTAAGTAAGTGCAAGTAAGTGAGAGGCCACATTTGGACTCCAactaaaaatcataaaatgtaaGCAGTGCATTGTTTCTTAATTTCAAAACTGCGTCCAGTGCAAGTTTTGCCCTGCTTGATGACTCCTCTTGACTTCAATCAGTAAATCCCTCCGCTGCGTACAGACAAACCAGACATAGAGGTGACTTACCGGGGGGGCGCAGCCCGGGAGCGCATGGTTTGGCTTCTGCAGGTGAGCTGGTGGCTGAACACTGAGGGGGAAACCCCTCAAACCAGAACAGGCACAGCCCGCGATGGGAGTTGAACTGGTGAACACTGGTTCTgcgcaaagaaaaaaaaaaaaaaaaacctcccgGCTCCTTTCTCAGGAACTGCCGATTTTATTTAATCCGTGACAGTCTGGAGTCGTCCGAAAGTTGGCCAGGAGTTGGACCATGGTGCGGTCTCATGTGCGTCTCCGAGCTCACAGTGTCTCACATCTGCAGGGGAGGATGTACTGAGTGAGTAGATCCGAGCCCAGCACGGTCATGTGACGCatcacatcactgctgctggttATCAACTAAACTGCTGTTCACCGTCTGGTTTCCCTTCggttaatcagttaatcaacgATTAtctcttgttgttgtttgtttttttttcgtttAATCCCTTTTAATCAATTAAGAATGTGTCGAATTTCAGCAAATGGCGAACATGCATGTTCACAGACACCAAGATGCTTGTTTGGTCTGAACAATAATTAAACGCCAATCTGATGTATGCAACAAAGAAAACCTGCAAATAGTTACATCTGAAATAAGGGAGTCAGctaatctttttatttattttttttatctggcAGGATTTTTTCAGATAGGGCACCCATCATAAAGGCTTTGTAATTAACTGCTTTACTAATGGTTGATAATTATTGTACTATTGATTTATACATCAGCCATTAATTGTGAAAAATCCCCCTGGCTGGTCTTCCTCCACTCTGTTTGATGGTAGCATAGTAATAATTGTTGGTAATAAacactttcatattttttaggCTGTCTGTTCTGCAGTTATACATGGAAGTGAGCTGTGAATGAATAGAATAGATTGTTGCAGATTCATTGTGGGAGCTTCCAGGAGGTAAATGGTGCATTCAAGGGTCTTCCTGATGAATGAAAGAGCcattaaaacaaacatcctGTTCGATGACTAACACCTCCCACGTGGATTTTTCACAACGTGGCAACCCAAAATCCACCTCTGAATGATTTAGAACTGCTCTATAGAGAATAAATTACTAGTTTATCAACCATTACAACTACATTTATTGTAATTACATTAGCATTTCATCAGCTTACAAACCCTTTTATAAATTTATTAGGAAGTGGCACCAATAATAAACGCATAGGTACGTAAGTTATGCTTGGTATTCTGTACAGATATGCAGTGGCTTCATCATGATTTTTTGGACAGTTGTCTTGCTGTATATTATGGGGAGTTGTgtagtattaaaaaaaaaaaaacctccaaacTCTAAGACGCTGCTCAGTGTTTACAGCCATTTGATATTTTGTTATCAACAGACCAAAACAGCTGGACCAAGACGCATGCTGCCAGTCCAAGACTGAGGTCATAGAGAGGAAATGTGGGAGtgcagagatgatgatgatgatgatggaaagAGGACTTGTTGGGTTTGTAGctgtttgtatatgtgttttGCGGTTGAGAGAAAAATTGAGATGTTGCACATACTGTGACCTACTCGTCACTCAAACACTGACTCACATTTGTTCTTTAGAATGGGCAATGCGGccagatcccccccccccctcctcctcctcctcttcctcctctgtccacttctctctctttgtgccaTTTATCCACAAATGCCATCAGACTACTCATTAAAGAATTATGTAGCTCACATACATCATTGCTTTGTCCAAACAAACTTTCACACTGTTGATTCACAGGGTTCATCACCCTCTTGGCATTAATCACAAAAAGGGCTCACTTGGGACGAAGCTGTTAATTTCATCACAATAACCTCAGTTCACACCATGCTGCTGTGATTATTCTGTCTCGAATATGACTTTTACATTGAAAAAGGACCTCACTGTTGTTGTGAGTCTTGTGAGGAATTGGTTCAGTGGGCAGAAACTGGTTCTGACGCCAGTATTAGAAGTTTGGATTCCGCTTGACCCACCCATGCTGAACATTTGCAAGCTGTTGGTAGAAATTATGCCATGTAATGATTTCATTAGGCTCAACTGCCAccagagagatggggagagaggaagaaagaacaAGAGGGGTGAGGGAAGTGCGTGGGGACACTGCTGAACCTCtgcccatctctctctctctctctctgtcgtgCAGCAGTTCGTTTGTGAGCGCCAGCAATTATCCCTGCATTCTTGTGAAGCacatgctgctgcagttttttttttacattttttactgcaaaattaaattaagttagacattttgggaaatatgtttattgGCTCTCTTGTGGAGAATTAGATAATTAGTGTAGTTCTgtccaaaggcaacaaaatccacctaccagcaacCCTTAAGTTAACCAATTAACATGTTATTGATAAACTAAATGGTCATTGTGAACCCCCCCCCTGTAAAACTgtacattgttttatttttgtattattactaTATTACTATTAAGTATTAGGTAGTGGTGAGCTTTAGATGTTGGTACTGCAAGTGGATTTTGTTTCACCTGGCACCAGACCTGTtcccccttgtttccagtctttgtgctgagaAAAGTTAACCAgctgttatatatatatatatatatatatatatatataatgcacAGACaagagagtggtatcaatcttctcatctaactctcagttagaaaagcaaataaaatttCGAGCTTTTGCTTTAGAAATATTCAAATTCTGTTCAAGGTCTCCTGCAAATGATTATAGAGGAGCACCTTTGCCAGGACACAGGGTGGACCTGCTGGCTCATCACACACTGCTCTGAATTACTCAAAACCCCACCCATCCCACAACACAAATTtacaattcacacacacacacacacacacacacctctctctctggaCTGGTATCTGGAGCAGGAGGGTCTGCCAGCGTCTCATCTTCCTCTCATCCCCCAAACTCTGATCGGCTCCGCCAACCGCTGCTGATCTCTGCCATTTTCCCATGAACTTACCTGAGGTTTCATAACCAAACTCTGCGTCCATGTTTTCTTACCATTCAAACACTCGCTGCTTGAATGTACTGTTTGATGGTAATTAGTTTATCTGTGCAAAACCACTTGAAATATGGAGTGCAGAAGCtaaaatgacagtaaaagaAGGATCTGGGGGGGAAAATGAttgatgattgttttcattacttCTCTAGGACAACAGGAAGGgatgcccttttttttttttttttaccaatgcCTGGGTGCTACTAAGGGAGacgtttctgtttgttttgaattgTTATGAAAGGGCCCATTTGTTTGGCTATGCCCACTGTTGTCAAGGAAACCCACATTCCCCGGAGTACTGTTcatgttaattgttttattcctcccactctcctcctctctcgctTCTGGCCACTGACACAATCAAGCAAGTGTGGACGGCCTCACATGTTTGAATCCTCTCTCTTTAcgtccttctgtctgtctctggctgtctgtctgtctgctctgttccTTCTTTGTGTTCTCTCAGCCTCTTGTTTGAATCATCTCTCCATTCCTGGACCCCTCCTCTTGCTCCTCCCCAGAGGCCATGAAACAGCTGTTTGGCACAACAAGATATCCACAGAGGTCTTTTTGAGAAGTTATTCACTGTGAAATCTTGGGGGGAACTGAAGCCGAGTTTAAAGCTCAAGGCAAAGCCGAAAGGAAGACGTTATAGCTGCTGGCAAGCACATTTGATATGTATAACTTTTAATGCTTCATGTAAAGGCTGGTAAACACAGTCTCGCTCAGCTGTGTTTAGGGAAATTTCCACTCTTGATGCTCAGTGCATTCAAGTGTTCAAGGTTACTGTTTGGAGTGTTTACTTTCCTCCTCCCTGCATGTGTAGCTATATATCATTTGGTGAATTCCTGTTACCAAGAATACACAATAACAGCAGTTGAGAAATTTCATATTTCTAAATCATTTGCAGCCTATGTAAACTTAAAATCATGGTCATGTCAACATTGTGCAATTGTACAATCAACCATGTAGATTACCTTTTTGTGAAGAGGTTAGTTGTTAATGTTCACATTCCACCTTTCTCCCAAAAGGCACCATGGATCCCTCAGGCCTGATAAGTACCGGCAGAGAGGCGGCGAGGCTCATAAGTGCGTGAGATTTCTTCCTCTTCGTGGGCTGTAAACACAGAACATGGGCTTGCTGATAACTTTGCTGTATTCAGAGCTTAGCAAGATATTTAGGGCCAATGAACAGTAACATTAACCGCCATAAACAACATGACTACGACTACGGTACTGGCTCTCCtccaaagaaacacacagcagagagcctGTCTTGTAGAGCTGTTAGCCCTAGCTAAGCAGTAACTCTCTCAAAGGACCATAAATGTGCTTCTAGGCAAGCCAAAGCatggaaaatgtatttgtgtagcacaTTTCACACCCAAAATGCTTTATAGAGTACACAGGCACATGCTCAAGAAACAGACAATAGAAACAATAGCAAGCAAAAGGATGTAGAATAAAAAccattaaaataatcaaaagcacacagaataaatacaataaaactaaaaaaaattgatttaaaagagGATGAATTGCAAGTGATGGTAAGCAGGTAGGTCTAAAATTTTGATTTGAAGGCAGTAGATTTGAAGCTGAGGGCACCGATCACAAGAGCTCCTCtagttggggaaaaaaaaaggcaccgTATGTCATATACTTTTTTTCCcattatccattatccattatccaATGAGTTAAGAGATAGCACATAACGTGCTATAGTGATGTTGTCCGTTTGGTGATCGCTAATCCGAGCTAGATCATAATCATGCtaacaatatataatatatatatatatataagcttGCTAATAGCAGCGCTGACTCTGTGGTAATTTATGTCCTTCTGAATGAGGACACAACaagctgctctttttttttgaattgCAGGTTCCAACAACAAAAGtcattgctgtgtgtgtctgatcgGAGCCAAAGGCAGCTTCACCGTTGTTTTTTAGTGACTGTTAATGGAGTCAGTGGagaaacacacagtctgacagAGGCTTCTCATGGCTGGTTAGCTCTGACTGCAAGCCCTACATTGCCTTCCTTGCCTCCCACAGTCACGTCCCCCTCACTCCTCTGTTGCCTTTTTTAGATATGCTGGGAGTGAGCGTTCTAGCCGGATTTGAGATTGGAGTCACTCTTTACAGGGTGTGTTACCTCTGTGTTGCCTCTGACCGCACCCAGCAGGTGGGGTTGGCAGTAGTCAGAAGTGTGGTCCTGGGGTCCTGgagtccacctgtctgtcactGCTGTTAAACGTACTCTTCAAAGAGCAGCTTAAAACCAACTGAACCAACTTTTCTGTGGAAACTTTTCACAGTGGCATCGTTGTAGGGTGTGGTGACAGACCCAACCCGTGATGGATTTTTTTCGTTGTCAGAGGTGGTTTTCTTTCGTATTCTCATTTGCTCGTGAAGTCATGCACGTGTCATGCAATTTTAAAAGAGGaagcaagaaaaaaaggggaataATACTGTGACACACCGTGTGGTTTGTGGTTTGTTAACAGGACAGTTCCATAatattcctctctctgtcccacagTGTCCTCTCATACACCTCATGTcctctcatatatatataaatatttttgatgATGCTGTTTTAACCCATTGCCCACAGGAGATGAGTTGTGCACCATCACGAGGGTAACCGCTTCGCTTGACAAGGGATGTGATACTGAGCTCATTGGAAAATGACTCACATCCTTAGAGGGAAAATATAGATATGGCTAAACatttaggttttcttttttcaagaaTTTTTGGTTTACAATTTGAAATTATAAGATTATTTGAACTGAAGCCATTTGTCATTCAGAAGACCAGTGTATGTAATCAGATCAAACAGTAATTTAATCAAAACACTGACTCGTTCATTATACAAGCGTTCTGTGGTATTTATCCTTCGGTAATAGGAATGCTGGTCATGGGTGCAGTTTATTTCAAATGGACTCATGAGCCGAAGGAATGATGAGAAGGAGCTGCTCTACTGTTCaaaatatttgttctttttcttagtttgtctctctttctttgatttctttggTTTTCCTTCTtagctgaggtttttttttttttggcgttactcctcatcttctctcacAGCTTTGGCTGGGTTGTGAACCATTGCTGATGTGTGCCTGGAAAGTTGAGACACACTCTGTGTGATGTTGCGAAATTATGTGACTGGAGCAAAACCTGGCTTTAAATATTATTTGCGTTTGACTAAGTGTGAGATATGTTTGTGATGCTTCGTACGAGTCATGTTTTATTGGACAACAGGGTGTTCAATAGAATTAGAAAACTTGTTTCCAACTAAATGATAAATGGTGTaatcagagggaggagaggctcAGTGTTAAAGGATGACACTGAATCAGAGAGGCAGCTGATTTTAAAACGGAAAAGTCCAGTTTACTGTCGATACAGCAGGTCAACTACGGGCACAGATGTCATCTATTTCTCTGTGTAATCAGTGACGCACTGACAATGTGGAGGCCTTcatgggttttatttttatcacttatatgtatgtatatatataacatatatatattatgtattataaGATTTTGATACCATACAATcgggacctgtgtgtgtgtgtgtgtgtgtgtgtgtgtgagaacccTCCCTAACACTCCTAACATACATTAACAGGAGCATTAGATGAGCAGATTGATTCTATTCCAGGTCCATTCACTATAACTCTACCTCAGCagtgtgttagcttagcttagcttagttaaGCTTTGCTTAGCACAATGACTGGAAATACTGGCAAACAGCTAGTCGTGCTCCGTCCAAAAGTAACAGAATCCACCTACCAGcgcctctaaagctcactaatgaaAATCTTATATCTCGTGTGTTTAAtctgaacaaaaacagaactCTGTGAAATCAATACTTCAAAGTTTTATGGCTATTTGTGCTCGATTATTTCTAACTTCCTTGAATCTTTGTGGGTTGGCTGGCAACTGCTCCCAGGGGTTCTGATAAATGCGGAAAAAGTATACAAAATATACAGCATTTACAGCACGTGTTCTGGCCTAAGAGAAAGCTTTTAGTTATTGGTGGTGCTTGGTGGTCACTCCAGAGGTGTATTTCACCCCCAATGCACTGCAGTTTCACATTTGATGCATCTTTGTTAGATAATGTGcttcacaacaaaacacaacagtaaaTCTAGTCGaaagcatgttttatttatt is a window of Pempheris klunzingeri isolate RE-2024b chromosome 1, fPemKlu1.hap1, whole genome shotgun sequence DNA encoding:
- the LOC139205930 gene encoding serine protease 23-like, whose product is MRSRAAPPRFTSILFLLFLPLVSSSTSSSSSSTRPQWILQRVPVVLPQQTEARPAPLFLSPARLDVSSPCDPECHKRAPHPSYWDLRRFLSYETLHSSGQLTETAIGIYGYNRSANTSPAHSSGSPERPRVRTKRQIFGHDGRFSIAGQDFLLKYPFSVAVKLSTGCSGTLVGDRHVLTAAHCVHDGKNYVKGAQKLRVGFLKPKQRDTQPSSLYLSSNFSNHVEGGPAPYAPPTNDKMKFQWIRAKRTHVPKGWIKGNANDIGMDYDYALLELKKPHKRRHMKLGVSPPAQRLPGRRVHFSGYDNDRPGQLVYRFCRAGEETSDLLYQHCDAQPGASGSGVYARMWDGQRRRWERKVIGVFSGHQWVERLGASQEFNVAVRITPLKYAQICYWIKGNFVDCREG